AGTCCATTTTATTGTATAAGTTAAAAAACCTGTTATGAAAAAAAGCTAGAATCTACACATTGATtcctttttttcattatttttgttgaacCGTATGCATCAAAAGGTGCATGTACGGTTTCTAAGGGATACCATTTTATCCCAACCAACCGACTTTATCGAGAAAGATTGCTTTTTTTAGGCCAAGGGGTTGATAACGAGATCTCGAATCAACTTATTGGTCTTATGGTATATCTCAGCATAGAGGATGAGACCAAAGATCTGTATTTGTTTATAAACTCTCCTGGCGGGTGGGTAATACCCGGAGTAGCTATTTATGATACTATGCAATTTGTGCGACCCGATATACAGACAGTATGCATGGGATTAGCCGCTTCGATGGGATCTTTTATTCTTGTCGGAGGGGAAATTACCAAACGTCTAGCATTCCCTCACGCTCGGCGCCAATGagttttttattgatttgagagaaaaaagacaacTATGCCTTCGCTCTATATGAAATATAGAATATTAAGTAATAATAGCATGGCACTTCGAATTCGATATGAGAAATGTTTTTTAAACCCT
The genomic region above belongs to Fragaria vesca subsp. vesca unplaced genomic scaffold, FraVesHawaii_1.0 scf0512825, whole genome shotgun sequence and contains:
- the LOC101309021 gene encoding ATP-dependent Clp protease proteolytic subunit-like is translated as FLFFIIFVEPYASKGACTVSKGYHFIPTNRLYRERLLFLGQGVDNEISNQLIGLMVYLSIEDETKDLYLFINSPGGWVIPGVAIYDTMQFVRPDIQTVCMGLAASMGSFILVGGEITKRLAFPHARRQ